In one Ktedonobacteraceae bacterium genomic region, the following are encoded:
- a CDS encoding phospholipase — MDESAGKITGLHQGQPLLHAGESMEKARAAMIMVHGRGASAEDILSLTPDLKQPGFIFLAPQAAGNAWYPNSFLAPTASNEPALSSALAVIASLLEQLAAAGIPAERTLLLGFSQGACLSLEFAARNARRYGGIAGLSGGLIGPDGAPRDYPGSLAGTPVFLGCSDRDPHIPKERVLLTDEVLKRMGGMVTTRLYPHMGHMVNRDELRFVQDMMKELVEQ, encoded by the coding sequence ATGGACGAGTCAGCAGGTAAGATCACCGGGCTACATCAAGGCCAGCCACTTCTGCACGCGGGCGAATCGATGGAAAAGGCGCGGGCAGCTATGATTATGGTACACGGACGAGGCGCTTCAGCAGAAGATATTCTCAGCTTAACTCCTGACCTGAAACAACCCGGCTTTATATTTCTGGCTCCACAGGCCGCCGGAAATGCCTGGTATCCCAATAGTTTTCTGGCGCCCACAGCGAGCAATGAACCAGCCCTATCATCAGCGCTGGCAGTAATTGCATCTCTCCTGGAGCAACTTGCGGCAGCCGGGATTCCCGCGGAACGTACCCTACTTCTAGGCTTCTCACAGGGCGCGTGCCTTTCTTTAGAATTTGCCGCGCGCAATGCTCGTCGTTATGGTGGAATAGCCGGCTTGAGCGGTGGATTAATTGGGCCAGATGGCGCACCACGAGATTATCCAGGTTCATTGGCAGGAACGCCGGTGTTTCTCGGCTGTAGCGATAGAGATCCCCACATCCCAAAGGAGCGGGTGCTGCTGACTGACGAGGTATTGAAGCGCATGGGCGGAATGGTTACCACGCGCCTGTATCCTCACATGGGGCATATGGTTAACAGAGATGAGCTGCGATTTGTGCAGGACATGATGAAGGAACTGGTTGAACAATAG
- a CDS encoding NUDIX domain-containing protein: MARSIDTLDAATSPRQFRIGVFALIFNEQGHILLGHRRDTDWWNLPGGGMEIGETVDEALRREVQEETGLEIEVEKLVGVYSKPQKQEVVLAFRCHITGGTLQATEETSESRYFPPDALPENTLPKHRQRIEDALLNQCEAIIRAQLTSTEEDQGLTTS, from the coding sequence TTGGCCAGGTCGATAGATACATTAGATGCAGCGACCAGTCCGCGACAATTTCGTATCGGCGTCTTTGCTTTGATCTTCAATGAGCAGGGGCATATTCTCCTTGGGCACCGGCGCGATACTGACTGGTGGAATCTCCCCGGCGGCGGCATGGAGATAGGAGAGACGGTCGATGAAGCATTGCGTCGCGAAGTACAGGAAGAGACCGGTCTTGAGATCGAGGTTGAAAAACTGGTAGGGGTCTACTCGAAACCCCAAAAGCAAGAGGTGGTGCTGGCGTTCCGCTGCCACATCACCGGCGGGACATTGCAAGCAACTGAAGAAACGAGCGAGAGCAGGTATTTTCCGCCCGATGCTCTGCCGGAAAATACGCTACCCAAACACCGCCAGCGTATTGAAGACGCTCTACTCAACCAATGCGAAGCGATTATTCGCGCGCAGCTCACCAGTACAGAGGAAGATCAGGGACTTACGACGAGTTAG
- a CDS encoding amidohydrolase family protein, producing MLDLTSIPVVDNHCHPVLLNQQLDAQSFRGYFTEASDASFSETHIPNTVYYLWLLRQLATFYGCQNSEIDILAIRNALNGDALIERFLRAANIDTLILDPAFPLPQICYTPERMGQLGHCRVASMLRLETLMQRLIVQYHDFDEVVERYTLALSNARAQGYCAFKSIVAYRSGLHIEDWSKDQAISSFREAVSSIRDGQLRIVHKPLIDYLLHIAFKEAAEQELPLQFHTGYGDSDTDMLLGNPLHLRNVLERKEYQTMKVVLLHESYPYSQLGAYLAAIYPHVYFDLSYMIPFVDRLEMLAFTRQALAVAPASKLMYSSDGIHVPEMHWAAAIRGRSIIGQVLQEMIEADEIDEEQAYDLALQILHDTAYTVYKL from the coding sequence ATGCTTGACCTGACCAGCATCCCGGTGGTAGATAACCACTGCCATCCCGTCCTGTTAAACCAGCAGCTAGATGCACAGAGCTTCCGCGGCTATTTTACCGAGGCGAGCGATGCCAGCTTTTCAGAAACGCACATCCCGAACACCGTCTACTACCTCTGGCTTCTTCGACAACTAGCAACTTTTTACGGCTGCCAGAACAGTGAGATAGACATTCTGGCTATAAGAAATGCGCTGAATGGAGATGCCCTTATCGAGCGCTTCCTGCGTGCCGCCAACATCGACACATTAATTCTCGACCCTGCTTTCCCGCTCCCGCAGATATGTTATACGCCGGAGCGTATGGGACAGCTGGGTCATTGCCGTGTCGCCAGCATGCTACGCCTGGAAACGCTTATGCAGCGATTGATCGTGCAATACCATGATTTCGATGAAGTAGTTGAACGCTACACGCTGGCCTTGAGCAACGCACGCGCACAGGGCTACTGCGCATTCAAAAGTATTGTCGCCTATCGTAGCGGATTGCACATCGAAGATTGGAGCAAAGACCAGGCGATTTCCTCTTTTCGAGAAGCAGTTTCCAGTATCAGGGATGGGCAATTACGCATTGTTCACAAGCCTCTGATCGATTATCTTTTGCACATTGCTTTCAAGGAAGCCGCTGAGCAAGAACTTCCGCTGCAGTTTCATACCGGTTATGGCGATAGTGATACCGACATGTTGCTGGGCAATCCACTGCACCTGCGCAATGTGCTGGAACGCAAAGAATACCAAACGATGAAGGTTGTGCTTTTGCATGAGAGCTACCCTTATTCACAGCTTGGAGCTTACCTGGCAGCTATTTATCCACATGTCTATTTTGACCTGTCTTATATGATTCCTTTTGTAGACAGGTTAGAGATGCTGGCGTTTACCCGCCAGGCGTTGGCAGTAGCACCGGCAAGCAAACTCATGTACAGTTCGGATGGTATACATGTGCCTGAAATGCACTGGGCCGCGGCCATCCGGGGACGTAGCATCATCGGACAGGTTCTTCAGGAAATGATCGAGGCGGACGAAATTGATGAAGAGCAGGCATACGACCTTGCGCTTCAAATTTTACACGATACGGCCTATACCGTCTACAAACTATGA
- a CDS encoding ATP-binding protein, with protein MVEIHQHDLSPLLNSFHEGICYLDANGALIYHNAVAERHWNLKHASSNRLAKQPAVARALAGTQVQHEIVHISEKEFLLINSVPLHSASNAIKGVVITSHDISEHLLEEHQALTALNVLLEVMLDTHGEHENNEIDEVLRRIAALIPQMESVDNSIAFRLDDKTGRIVPIGLFGSSQQSKEEWQKELEDLTIHLQQALNKSSSPYLQTLRLARPLMFDFASSPGLSNPRQLRAAIYAPVMFNGHPIAVLGVERHRPLGQDPSYFPQWSVELLTALARFASMTIEKNHLLIALNRRYSELETARALLNQRDEFISLTAHELKNPLTAIRGQAQVLRRYFRRMLHPEIINTEATNDLIRGLDSIEHQSRRIEHMINTLLDVSRLDLDRLESELQQIDLIQLARRALAEQLPYAARNHELRLLVNGNAVPIVPTAPESDHIAHSLKIEADEQQLEQILANLLSNAIKYSPEDGPITVSIRQVENEYIEIDVEDEGIGIPPEALAHLTERFFRAENAMSVDSKGLGLGLYLVNALVAKHGGTLTIKSEGIPGNGSTFTVRLPIQQQ; from the coding sequence ATGGTTGAAATTCACCAGCACGACCTTAGCCCCTTGCTGAATTCATTTCACGAAGGAATTTGCTATCTCGATGCAAATGGTGCATTGATCTACCATAACGCAGTGGCAGAAAGGCATTGGAACCTGAAGCATGCGTCCAGCAACAGGCTCGCAAAGCAACCTGCTGTCGCACGAGCGCTCGCAGGTACACAGGTGCAGCATGAAATTGTGCATATCAGTGAAAAAGAGTTCCTGCTTATCAATTCCGTCCCTCTACATTCAGCAAGCAACGCTATCAAGGGTGTCGTTATCACCTCGCATGATATCAGCGAACACCTGCTTGAAGAACACCAGGCGCTGACCGCATTAAATGTGCTGCTAGAGGTCATGCTCGACACACATGGTGAGCATGAAAACAACGAAATCGACGAGGTTCTGCGTCGCATTGCTGCCCTCATTCCGCAGATGGAATCGGTAGATAATAGCATCGCCTTTCGCCTTGATGATAAAACAGGAAGAATTGTGCCTATTGGACTGTTTGGCTCAAGCCAGCAAAGCAAGGAAGAGTGGCAAAAGGAGCTTGAGGATTTGACCATCCATTTACAACAGGCCTTAAACAAGTCCTCATCGCCCTATTTACAAACGCTCAGGCTTGCGCGCCCCCTCATGTTCGATTTCGCCTCTTCCCCAGGTCTGAGCAATCCACGCCAGCTGCGTGCCGCGATCTATGCCCCGGTTATGTTCAACGGGCATCCCATAGCTGTATTAGGGGTCGAAAGACACCGCCCACTCGGTCAGGACCCTTCCTATTTCCCCCAGTGGAGTGTTGAATTGCTCACCGCCCTGGCGAGATTTGCCAGCATGACAATCGAAAAAAATCACCTGCTGATAGCATTAAATCGCCGGTACAGCGAACTGGAAACTGCTCGTGCGCTGCTTAACCAGCGAGATGAGTTCATTTCGCTAACCGCACACGAACTCAAAAACCCGCTTACAGCTATTCGCGGCCAGGCCCAGGTCTTGCGGCGTTACTTCAGAAGAATGCTGCATCCAGAAATTATCAATACCGAAGCCACCAACGATCTGATTCGAGGGCTGGACAGCATCGAACATCAATCGCGCAGAATCGAACACATGATTAATACCCTGCTGGATGTCAGCCGCCTCGATCTGGATCGCCTGGAAAGTGAGTTACAGCAGATTGACCTGATCCAGCTGGCACGCCGCGCGCTGGCCGAACAACTGCCTTACGCCGCACGCAACCATGAACTTCGCCTGCTTGTTAATGGAAATGCTGTGCCCATCGTTCCAACTGCCCCAGAGAGCGATCACATAGCACACTCTCTGAAAATAGAGGCTGACGAACAACAACTGGAACAGATACTGGCAAATCTGCTCAGCAACGCTATCAAATATAGCCCTGAAGATGGCCCGATTACCGTATCAATCCGGCAGGTTGAGAATGAATATATCGAGATTGACGTTGAAGATGAGGGGATTGGCATACCACCGGAGGCGCTGGCGCACCTGACCGAGCGCTTTTTCCGTGCCGAAAATGCCATGAGCGTTGACTCAAAAGGCTTAGGTCTTGGCCTTTATCTTGTCAACGCGCTGGTTGCCAAACATGGAGGCACATTAACGATAAAAAGCGAAGGCATTCCTGGGAATGGCAGCACTTTTACCGTCAGATTGCCGATCCAGCAGCAATGA